From Serinicoccus profundi, the proteins below share one genomic window:
- a CDS encoding glycosyltransferase family 4 protein, with the protein MREFLMVLLTAAIVTYLATPLVRRFALRVGAITAVRDRDVHSVPIPRLGGVAMLAGFAAAVLVGSQLPYHGQLFEAAPRLFGVLAAAVLITALGAVDDVRDLDWMTKLAGQILAGGIMAFYGVRLLSLPIAGRTYLPEAVMVTLTVLVVVISTNAVNFIDGLDGLAAGVVLIAAGAFFSWTYLVSRDFDPPNVFSEATFLSAAIIGICLGFLPHNFHPARLFMGDAGALLLGLLLAAATISMTGSVDPSSSVASVSAATALLLPVVIPLAILALPFLDMVLAVLRRTRAGQLPWKPDRGHLHHRLLDIGHSHRRAVILLYLWSLLIAAGSVSFAYLPVWASVAGIAGLLALAVVLTLRAEPAPAGRGG; encoded by the coding sequence GTGCGTGAGTTCCTCATGGTGCTGCTGACGGCAGCGATCGTGACCTATCTCGCCACGCCGCTGGTGCGTCGGTTCGCGCTGCGGGTGGGCGCGATCACCGCGGTGCGGGACCGTGACGTGCACTCCGTGCCGATCCCGCGCCTGGGCGGGGTCGCGATGCTCGCGGGCTTCGCCGCGGCGGTCCTCGTGGGCTCCCAGCTGCCCTACCACGGCCAGCTCTTCGAGGCCGCGCCCCGGCTGTTCGGGGTGCTGGCCGCCGCCGTGCTCATCACCGCGCTCGGTGCGGTCGACGACGTGCGCGACCTCGACTGGATGACCAAGCTCGCCGGGCAGATCCTGGCCGGCGGCATCATGGCGTTCTACGGCGTGCGGCTGCTCTCGCTGCCGATCGCCGGCCGGACCTATCTGCCCGAGGCGGTGATGGTCACGCTCACGGTGCTCGTCGTCGTCATCTCCACCAATGCCGTCAACTTCATCGACGGGCTCGACGGCCTGGCCGCTGGTGTCGTCCTCATCGCGGCCGGGGCCTTCTTCAGTTGGACCTACCTCGTCAGCCGCGACTTCGACCCACCCAACGTCTTCTCCGAGGCCACCTTCCTCAGCGCCGCCATCATCGGGATCTGTCTGGGCTTCCTGCCGCACAACTTCCATCCCGCGCGGTTGTTCATGGGTGATGCCGGTGCGCTCCTGCTCGGTCTCCTGCTCGCGGCCGCCACGATCTCGATGACCGGGTCGGTGGATCCGAGCTCCTCGGTCGCGAGCGTCTCGGCCGCCACCGCGCTGCTCCTCCCGGTCGTCATCCCGCTGGCGATCCTCGCCCTGCCGTTCCTGGACATGGTGCTGGCCGTCCTGCGCCGGACCCGGGCCGGGCAGCTGCCGTGGAAGCCCGACCGCGGCCACCTGCACCACCGGTTGCTGGACATCGGGCACAGCCACCGTCGCGCGGTGATCCTGCTCTACCTCTGGTCCCTGCTCATCGCGGCGGGGAGCGTGTCCTTCGCCTACCTGCCGGTCTGGGCGTCCGTGGCGGGCATCGCCGGGCTGCTGGCGCTCGCCGTCGTCCTCACGCTGCGCGCCGAGCCCGCACCGGCCGGGCGCGGCGGCTAG
- the glyA gene encoding serine hydroxymethyltransferase: MTTRVTPDSYYGPSFGSLLEQDPQVAELLVSELDRQRAGIQLIASENQTSPAVLAALGSTLSNKYAEGYPDARYYGGCSEVDKVEKLAIERATALFGADHANVQPHSGASANQAVYGAFASPGDTILAMSLDHGGHLTHGFKVSFSGKWFNAVHYGVSAETEDIDYDQVEALAKEHRPKIILAGGSAIPRLIDFERFRAIADEVGAIFWVDAAHFIGLVAGKVIPSPVPHADVVSFTTHKVLRGPRGGAIVCREEHAKKIDRAVFPMMQGGPLMHGVAGKAVNFAECATPAYQAYAQQVLDNAAALAGALGEREIRPITGGTDTHLSLHDLRGVGVTGVDAEARCDAAGIVLNKNAIPFDPEKPNVASGIRVGSPSVTTQGMGTEQMAVVADLIHRAVTQTDGSPEHPVAREIRAEVGELLTSYPAYPEPSAG, from the coding sequence CCGAGCTCCTGGTCTCCGAGCTGGACCGCCAGCGGGCCGGCATCCAGCTCATCGCCAGCGAGAACCAGACGAGCCCGGCCGTGCTCGCGGCCCTGGGGTCGACGCTGTCCAACAAGTACGCCGAGGGTTACCCCGACGCGCGCTACTACGGCGGATGCTCCGAGGTCGACAAGGTCGAGAAGCTCGCGATCGAGCGGGCCACGGCGCTCTTCGGGGCCGACCACGCCAACGTCCAGCCGCACTCGGGTGCCAGCGCCAACCAGGCGGTCTACGGCGCCTTCGCCTCCCCGGGTGACACCATCCTGGCGATGTCCCTGGACCACGGAGGCCACCTCACCCACGGCTTCAAGGTGAGCTTCTCCGGCAAGTGGTTCAACGCCGTCCACTACGGCGTCTCGGCGGAGACCGAGGACATCGACTACGACCAGGTCGAGGCGCTCGCCAAGGAGCATCGCCCCAAGATCATCCTGGCCGGTGGCTCGGCCATCCCGCGCCTCATCGACTTCGAGCGCTTCCGGGCGATCGCCGACGAGGTGGGCGCGATCTTCTGGGTGGACGCCGCGCACTTCATCGGGCTCGTGGCCGGCAAGGTCATCCCCTCGCCCGTGCCGCACGCCGACGTCGTCTCCTTCACCACCCACAAGGTGTTGCGCGGCCCCCGCGGCGGCGCGATCGTCTGCCGGGAGGAGCACGCCAAGAAGATCGACCGCGCGGTCTTCCCGATGATGCAGGGCGGCCCGCTCATGCACGGTGTGGCGGGCAAGGCGGTCAACTTCGCCGAGTGCGCGACCCCGGCCTACCAGGCCTACGCCCAGCAGGTCCTCGACAACGCAGCGGCGCTCGCGGGCGCGCTGGGCGAACGCGAGATCCGGCCCATCACCGGCGGCACCGACACCCACCTGTCGCTGCACGACCTGCGGGGCGTCGGCGTGACCGGTGTCGACGCCGAGGCGCGCTGCGACGCCGCCGGGATCGTCCTCAACAAGAACGCCATCCCCTTCGACCCCGAGAAGCCCAATGTCGCCTCCGGCATCCGGGTCGGCAGCCCGTCGGTGACGACCCAGGGCATGGGCACCGAGCAGATGGCGGTCGTCGCCGACCTCATCCACCGTGCCGTCACCCAGACCGACGGCAGCCCCGAGCACCCGGTGGCCCGCGAGATCCGGGCCGAGGTCGGCGAGCTGCTGACCTCCTACCCCGCCTACCCCGAGCCCTCGGCCGGCTGA